The sequence TCCACTCTACGCCCTCCAAAGATCTCTCGAAAGCTGGCAAGCAAATGTTAGATCTTCCCGTCACGATGCTTCGGGATAAACAACACCATAACCGAAGCGATGATTCCCGCGATGGCAAAGGGATCGAAGTTCCAGGCGAGCCCGACATTCCAGGACATGAACAATCCGATCAGCAACGGGCCGGAAATCGCTCCGATCCGGCCAAACCCAAGCGGCCACCCCAGAGCGGTTGCCCGATTATCGGCCGAGAAGTACTTGGGAATGTAGGCGTTCAGAATCAACGTGGTACCGATCGTCCCGAAGCCGGCAAGGCCGAGTAGGGCATACACCACGAGCATCGACGATTTTATGCTCAAGAGAGTGATCGAGACCCCGGCGAGGGAGCAGAAATGCTGATGATTGATTCCTTCCATCACGTTGATGTAAATCAGTTAACATTTTTTCGGACTTTTTTCGGGGAGAGAATGTTTACTATGTACATAACCTCTTCGCCCATTTATAATTTATATTGGATTGATCGATTCTAAAAATTCCGATTTATACAACTTGGGAGTTTGAATGGTTTGAATC comes from Effusibacillus pohliae DSM 22757 and encodes:
- a CDS encoding MFS transporter, coding for MSIKSSMLVVYALLGLAGFGTIGTTLILNAYIPKYFSADNRATALGWPLGFGRIGAISGPLLIGLFMSWNVGLAWNFDPFAIAGIIASVMVLFIPKHRDGKI